The Geothrix oryzae DNA window TGGGGAGGGAGGGGCCCCGTTCAGCGAGGGTCTCGAGGATGCGGAGGCCATGGATGCGCCCGCGTTTGGGCGCGATGCGCAGGGCGGGCGTGCGGCCATCCCCGGGGACGATCAGGCCCAGGCGGTCCCCCGTGGCCTGCAGGGTGGCGAAGGCCGCGCCGCAGAGTTCCAGGGCCCAGCGCAAGGGCGAGACGGGGTCGCCCAGGAACATGGACGGAGAAGGATCCACCACCAGCCACAGCACCAGGTCGCGGCTGCTTTCGAACCGCTTGAGGATGGGCTCACCCGCCCGGGCCGTCAGGGGCCAGTTGATGAAGCGGGGGTCGTCGCCGGGCACATAGGGCCGGTTCTCCACGAAGGTGAGGCCGGCCCCCTTGAACCGGGAAGGATGCAGGCCCTCCGTGCCCCCGGCCAGGCGCCCGCGCAGCCGCAACGGCAGGCGTCGCAGTCGGGCGAGAAAGCGGGCGGGAAGGGGCATGGAAAGTCAGTATGCCGGATTTCAGGCCCTGAGTTCGAAGACCCCTCCTACCACTTCACCCGCACCCGATAGGTCAGCGTGGCGCTGCCCTCGGCGGGCACGGCCACCTTGAACCGGGCGGTTCCAGCGGCTTCTTTGACGGCGGGGTGGCTGCTCTGCAGGATGTCCCAGTCGCCCGGCAGGGGTTCCAGCACGCTCACGGTGACGGCTTCCTTCTTGGCGTTCTTCAGGACGATCTCGAAGGCGCTTTCGTGGACGCTGCCGAACTTCCCCTGGCGGCCCAGGCTCTTGTAGTCGGTCTGCTTGCGCTTGCCTGTCAAGTCGAAGGCCTCGCCCAGTTTCAGGCGCACCAGCTCGTTCTTGGGCGTGTGGTCCACATTGTCCTCGCCCACGAACTGGGCGCGGCCCTCGCTGTCGCGCTTGTAGACGCGGAGGATGCCCTTGGGCAGGGGCATGCCCAGGCGGCTGGATTCCTTGTTGTCGAACTCCACGAACACGCCCACCTTCTGCTTCTCGCCCAGGTCGCCGTAGTTGCCGGAGTAGTAGTAAGTCTGGCCCTGAAGCAGGTATTCCTTGCGGACCGGCACGCCGCCGGCGCTCAGCAGGGCCACCTGCTTGGTCTGGTTCACGGCCAGGGTGGTGGGGCGGTCCAGGGTGTAGAGGTGGTATTCGAAGAGGCTTTCCTCGGCCATCTTCGGCGCCGGAGCGACGGCCCTTTCCATCATGGCGCCCACGGCATAGGCCCGGTCGGGGCGCTGTTTCGCCCGGTTCACATCCCCCGCCACGAGCTGGAGGGTGGCGTTGGGATAGGCGGCCCCGCTCTGGTTGGTGAGGGTCACCCAGCCGCTGAGATCCAGTGTCTTCTCGTCCGGGGCTAGGTTGGCCACATAGTCGGCGCGCCAGGAGAGGCCGCCCGTCAGGTAGCTCAGCTCCAGCTGCTGGGCCCGGTCGGCGGCGCTGTTCAGGGTAATGACCAGGGTGGGCCGGGCCCGCAGGTTGCCGGGCACCTTCGGGTAGATGAGGCGGCCGGGAACGCTGGTTTCGATGCGATCCGCGAACTGCAGCACGGTCCCGTTGTTGGTGGCCAACACCGTGGCCTCCTCGCGCACCTCCTTCGATCCCGCGCCGGAGTCGTTGGGCATGGTGCGCACCACCGTCACCTTCTCTCCGACATACTTCTCCAGCAGTTTCTGGGGCGTGAGCAAGTCGAAGTCGAAGTTCTGCTCCGCCACCCAGAAATCCTTCGGAGTCGTGAGGTTGCGCAGCAGGGCCGTCTCGGGCCGGATCTGGGCCGAAACCTCCTGGAAAGCCAGCCGGGCCTCGCCCTTGGACAGCCGCACCTCGCGCAGGTCCTTCACCAGGGCCAGGTTGTCGTTGTAGATCGTCACCGCCAGGGCCTTCTGATCCTTGAGCGTGGTGATGGTCTCCTGGGCGGCCAGGAGCGACGGCAGGACAGCGAGCAGCAGGGCGGGGCGCATGGAACCTCCGGGAGGGGCGGGCAGGGTGCCCGATATCAGGTCATGCCGTGAGGAAGAACATCCTTTCAAAGAAACAGCAAAGGATCGCCACCAAGGGGGCAAAAGCCTTCCTTTGGCACTGTTCCACCTAGACCAGCTTCCCTTCGCCGGCCAGCTCCTGGATCCGCGCCAGGGCCGAGTCGAGCTGGCCCTGCAGCAGCTTTTCGGCGCCCATCATGGCCATCATCATGGGGATGTCGGCCTCGTCCACCAGGCGCAGGGTGCTGCCTTCGCCAGATGTCGCGATCTCGAAGCGCAGCTCGTGGTCGAACATCTTCTTCGCGCCGGGCACCAGGCTCACGAGCTGGCCAGGCGTGCGGGTCTTGGCCACCAGTTCCTGGGGCATCTTCATGCCCATGACCTCGATGACATAGCTGTGCCGGTCGGTCTCCCCCTGGAAGTTCATGGCCGCAGGCTCGAGGAAGGCGCGGTGCTTCGATAGGTCGGAGAGGAAGCCGTAGAGCGCGTCGGCGCTGACCGGAAGGGCGGCGGTGGCGGTCTGGATCGTGGTCATCGGGGCTCCGGAGGATGAGAGAGTCATCCAATCACGAAGCGTCGAAGATCGCGAGGCCTACCTCCGGGAAGGCGGTCGGGCACGTCAGTACCGGCGCTCACCGAAGAAGGCCGTGCCGATGCGGATCTGGTCGGAACCGGCCTTCACGGCGGCTTCGAGGTCGGCGCTCATGCCCATGCTGAGGCGGAGGGCCAGACCGAGTTCCTGCTGAAGGCGTTCGCGCAGGCCCGCCAGCTGGGTGAAGGCGGCCTCGTCGTCCGGAGGCGGAATGGCCATGAGGCCGCGGAGGGGGAGGCGCGGATCACCGCCCAGGGCTGCGAGCAGTTCGGGCAGATCGGTCTCTGCACAACCGCCCAGCTTGGTGGCCTCGCCCCAGAGGTCCACCTGGATCCAGACGGGCCGCACGACGGTGAGCTCTTCGGCCAGGTGGCGCAGGCGCTCGGCGAGTTCGGGGCGGTCGAGGCTCTGGATCTCCGCGAAGTGCTGAAGGGCCGGCTTGGCCTTGTTCCGCTGGAGGGGCCCCAGGAGGATGAAGGCGAGGTTCGGCGCCGCGGCGGCCTTGTCGGCGCCTTCCTGCACATAGTTCTCGCCGAAGCGACCGAAGCCGAGGGCCGCGGCCTCCTGGATCAGAGCCAGGGGTTGTTTCTTGGAGACCGGCAGCAGTTCGACGCTGCCCGGGTCGCGGCCCGCCGCCTCGCAGGCGCGGCGGATGCGGGCCCGCAGCCCCTCGATGCGCTCGGCCAGGCTCACGGCAGGAAGAGGATCCGCTGGCAGGACTCGCAGACCACGGCGCCCTTGGCTTCCTTCAGCTGGAAGAGGAAGGGGCCGCGGAGCTTGACATGGCATCCGGAGCAGGCGCCGTTCTCGACGGGGACGACCACGCGTCCCTGGCGGGCGTGGGCCAGGCGATGGAAACGGGCCACTTCGGGTGGTGCCAGCTTGGCTTCGAGGGCGGCCTGCTGGGCCTTGAGCTTCTTGCGCCCTTCCACCTGGTTGGCGTGCTCATCGAGGAATACGCCGTGCAGTTCGTCGAATTGGGCCTGAAGGGTGGTCCGCTCGGCTTCGAGCGCCGCCAGGGCCTGCTCGAGCGCCTTGGCCTCGGTCTCGAGGGCCTTCAGGGGCCGGGCGATCTGCGAGCGCATGCGCTCCTTCTCGTCCAGCTCGCGGATGGCGGCGGTGTACTGGATCTTCTGGCTGGTGGTCTTGACCGCGGCGCGGGCGCGCTCTTCGTCCTTCTCGGCCTGGATCAGTTCCTTGGATTTCAGCTGGATGTAGGTCCGGGCGGTGTCGAGGGCCTTGGTCTTGTCGGCGGTCTGTTTTTCGATGGCCTTGAGGCGGGCGTCCAGCGTCGCAAGATCCGGAGGCAGGGCCGATAGGTCTCGTTCGATGGTTCGGAGGTAGTCCAGGGTGGCTTGCAGGTCGCGCAGGGTCGCCAAGTGTTCCATGTAATCGAGGCTACACCTCAAACCGGAAACCGAGGCCGATTTCAAGATGTAACTTGAATAAGAAGAAAATATAATATGAACAGACTAAGATTTGATCGTTCTCCGCATCTTTCAGTCTTGACCGGGGTTTCGGGGGGTGCCAGACTTGGCACTCGCTGTTGGTGAGTGCTAACAGCTCCCTTTCGTTCCTTTTCACTTTCTTTCCAAGGAGGTCCCATGGCCATCAAGCCTCTGTCCGACCGCGTGGTGCTCAAGCGCGTCGACGCAGCCGAAACCGTCAAGGGCGGCATCATCATCCCCGACACCGCCAAGGAGAAGCCCATGGAGGCTGAAGTGGTGGCCGTCGGCGAGGGCAAGATCAACGAGAACGGCACCCGCAACCCCATGTCCGTGGCGGCTGGCCAGAAGGTGCTGATCGGCAAGTACAGCGGCACGGAAGTGAAGATCGACGGCGTCGATCATGTGATCGTGCGCGAAGACGAGATTCTCGCGATCGTCGGCTAAGACACCCAAGAGACCAAGGAGATACACATGGCCAAGTCCATCATCTATGCCGAAGATGCCCGTCAGGCGATCCTGCGCGGCGTGAACAAGCTCGCCGACGCCGTGCAGGTCACCCTCGGCCCCAAAGGCCGCAATGTCCTCATCGAGAAGAAGTTCGGCTCCCCGCTAATGACCAAGGACGGTGTCACCGTCGCCAAGGAGATCGAGCTCAAGGACAAGCACGAGAACATGGGCGCCCAGCTGGTGCGTGAGGTCGCCTCCAAGACCTCCGACATCGCCGGCGACGGCACCACCACCGCCACCGTGCTGGCCCGCGCCATCTACCGCGAGGGCATCAAGGCCGTCGTGAGCGGCGCCAACACCATGGAGATCAAGAAGGGCATCGACCTCGCCGTCGATACCGTCGTGGCCGCCATCGACGAGATCAAGAAGCCCGTCGAGGGCAACGCCATCGCCCAGGTCGGCACCATCTCCGCCAACGGCGACGCCGAGATCGGCAAGATCATCGCCGAGGCCATGGCCAAGGTCGGCAAGGACGGCGTCATCACGGTGGAAGAGGCCAAGGGTCGCGACACCGAGCTGACCGTGGTCGAGGGCATGCAGTTCGACCGTGGCTACCTCAGCCCCTACTTCGTGACCAACCCCGACCAGATGAAGGTCGAGCTGGAGAACCCCTACATTCTCGCCTACGAGAAGAAGGTCTCGAACATGCGCGACCTCCTGCCCCTGCTGGAGCAGGTCGTCAACAGCCGCCGCCCCCTGCTGATCATCGCCGAGGATGTGGACGGCGAAGCGCTGGCCACCCTCGTGGTGAACAAGATCCGCGGCACCCTGAATGTGGCCGCCGTGAAGGCTCCCGGCTTCGGCGACCGCCGCAAGGCCATGCTCGAGGACATCGCCATCCTGACCGGCGGCAAGGCCATCAGCGAGGATCTGGGCCTCAAGCTCGAGAACCTCACGCTGGCTGACCTCGGCAGCGCCAAGAAGATCGTCATCGACAAGGAGAACACCACCATCGTCGAGGGCGCCGGCGCCAGCGAGGCCATCCAGGGCCGCGTGAAGCAGATCCGCGCGCAGGTCGAGGTCTCCACCAGCGACTACGACAAGGAGAAGCTGCAGGAGCGTCTGGCCAAGCTCGTGGGCGGCGTCGCCGTCATCAAGGTGGGCGCGGCTTCCGAGACCGAGATGAAGGAGAAGAAGGCCCGCGTGGAAGACGCCATGCACGCCACCAAGGCCGCCGTCGAGGACGGCATCGTGGCCGGCGGCGGCGTCGCGCTGCTCCGCAGCCTGACCAAGCTCGCCGCGCTGAAGCTCACCGGCGACCAGGCCACGGGCGTGGACATCGTCCGCAAGTCCCTGGAGGAGCCCCTCCGCCAGATCGCCAACAACGCCGGCGTCGAAGGCTCCGTGGTCGTCAATGCCGTCCGCGAGGGCAAGGACAACTACGGCTACAACGCCGCCACCAACGAGTACGGCGACATGGTGAAGTTCGGCGTGGTCGATCCCGCCAAGGTGACCAAGTCCGCCCTGCGCAATGCCGCCTCCGTGGCCTCCATGATGCTGACCACTGAAGCCATCATCACCGAGATCCCCGAGCCCAAGGCCGCTGCCCCCGCGGGCCCCGGCATGGGCGGCATGGAAGACATGTATTAATCAGCCGCGACTGCGGTTCAATGGAAAGGCCCCGCGGTTGCGGGGCCTTTTTTGATGTGCTGAAGGGGGGGTGGGGGGAAATTCTCTGACGGCCGTGATTCGCCTCATGCGGGCTGCGATATTCGCGAAGGCGGGATGTGATCGAATCCCGCCGCGGGACTGGGGTACCCTGGCATTTCCTACTTAGGAGTCACTCATGAAGAAGTTGTTTGTTTCGCTCGCGGTCGCGGCCTTCGCCGTCACGGCCTTCACTCAGGACAAGCCCAAGGAGGCGGCCGCCCCCAAGGCCTGCAAGGAGTGCTGCAAGGCCGATAAGACGACCTGCAAGGGGGATAAGGCGTGCGAGAAAAAGGCCGACTGCAAGAAGGCCGACTGCCCCAAGGCCAAGAAGGCCTAACTGCCGCTACTCCAGATAAAAGCCCCGCGATCGCGGGGCTTTTATCTTTTACACGACAAGATAGTCATTTTTAATTACTACCAAGGGGTTGACTATGCTCCTGGGAGGGTGGATGCTTCCTGTCGAAACCCTCCGGAATCCCTCCGGAGGAGGTTGATAAGACAGGAGAACCCATGGGCATGGGCCTTCTCTTCGACGCTACGCGCTGCATCGGATGCGGCGCCTGCAGCTCCGCGTGCAAGGAGCAGAACAAGCTACCGGGCAAGGTAGAGGAGGTGTTGACGGCCTATACCTGGACCACGGTCCAGGAAAAGGAAGGCCTCAATGTCCGCCGCATGTGCATGCACTGCGAGGTGCCGACCTGCGCCTCCGTCTGCCCCGTCGCCGCCCTGAAGAAAACGCCCGAGGGGCCGGTGGTCTACGATGCCGAGCGCTGCATGGGCTGCCGCTACTGCATGATGGCCTGCCCCTTCGAAATTCCGAAGTACCAGTGGGACCGGCCGGTGCCCGTGGTGGGGAAGTGCATCCTGTGCGCGGGGCGCCTGAAGGAGGGCAAACCCACGGCCTGCGCCGAGGCCTGCCCGGCGGAGGCCACCATCTTCGGCAAGAAGGAGGACCTGATCTGGGAGGCCCGGACGCGCATCCGGCAGAAGCCGGGCGCCTATGTGGACCATATCTACGGGCTCACGGAAGCGGGCGGCACCTCGGTGATGATGATTTCCAGCGCCCCCTTCGACAAGCTGGGCCTCAAGTCGAACCTGCCCGCCGATCCTCCGGCCATGCGCACCTGGCAGGTGCTCTCCAACATCCCCGATTTCGTGGGCGTATGGGGCGTCTTCCTCTACGGAGTCCACTGGATCACGGCCCGCCGCGTGGATGTGGCCAAGGCGGAATCCAACGGCAACGGACACAACCACGGTCGGGAGGACCGGTCATGAACACCCTCGCCACGCTCGCCCCCCGTCGGTTCCGTCCCGGTTTCTGGACGGCCGTCTTCGTCGTGCTCTTCCTGGCCTTCTGCGCCGTCACCGTGATCCGCTTCAGCAAGGGGCTTGGTGCCGTCACGCACCTGAGCGACCAGTTCCCCTGGGGCCTCTGGATCGGCTTCGACCTGCTCTGCGGCGTGGGCCTCGCCGCCGGCGCCTTCACCCTGACCGCCGTGGTCCACCTCTTCAACCTCAAGCGCTTCGAACCCATCGTGCGGCCGACCATCCTGACGGGCTTCCTCGGCTACGCCTTCGTGATCGTGGCCCTGCTGCTGGACCTCGGCCAGCCCTGGCGCATCTGGCATGCCATCGTCTATTGGAACCCCCACTCCGTCATGTTCGAAGTGGCCTGGTGCGTGATGCTCTACACCACCGTGCTGGCCGTGGAGTTCTCCCCGGCGGTCTTCGAGCGATTCGGCTTCCATGCCCCGGCGCGGATCATCCACCGGCTCATCACCCCGCTCGTCATCATCGGCGTGATCCTCTCGACCCTGCACCAGTCCTCGCTGGGATCGCTCTACCTCATCGTGCCCAGCAAGCTCCATCCGCTCTGGTACTCCCCCATGCTGCCCCTCCACTTCTACATCTCCGCCATCGGCGCGGGCATCGGCATGGTGATCCTGGAGTCCTACCTCAGCGGCCGGGCCTTCCATCGCCACCTGGAGATGGACCTGCTGGAGCCCCTGGCCCGCGGCATGGTCGTGGCCCTGGGCATCTACGGCCTCATGCGCCTGCAGGCCATTCGCCGCAATCACGCCTTCGGCAGCATCCTGGACTTCGGCTACGAGGGCCAGATGTTCCTGCTCGAGTTCACCCTGGGCGTGATCCTGCCGGTGATCCTGATGTCCTTCCGTCGTCTGCGCACCAACCCGAACTGGCTGGTGGGCGGGGCTTTCCTGGCGGTGCTGGGCTTCGTCATGAACCGCCTGAATGTCAGCATCACGGGCATGGAAGCGGCTTCGGGCACGCGCTACCTGCCCTCGGGCATGGAGATCATCGTCTCGCTGGGCCTGGTGGCCACGGGCATGGCGGTGTTCGCCTTCGCGGTGCGCAACTTCTCCATCTTCCCCGATGGTCCCGTGACCGATGACCATCGGTCGGAAGAGGGGGCCTGAGCCATGCGAACCCGCATCGGCACCCGTCTGATCCTCGGCGCCGGCCTGTCGACGGCGCTGGTGATCGGCGGCATGGCGGTGGTCATCCTGCGGTCGCATACGGCCCAGCTCCTGGCCGAACGAACCCGCAGCGCCGACCAGCTGAGCGAAACGATCAAGAGCGCCACCCACTTCGACATGCTCGAGAACCGCCGGGACAACCTGCACCGGCAGATCCGCTCTGTGGGCGAGCTCCAGGAGGAGGGCATCCGCAAGGTCCGCGTCTTCAACAAGGAGGGGCGGATCATGTTCTCCTCGGCCAACGAGGAGATCGGCACCAGCCTCGATATCCGGGGCGAGGCCTGCTACGCCTGCCACGCGGAAGGACGGCCGCTGGAGCGCCTGGAAATCCAGGCCCGCGCCCGGACCTTCCGCGCCCCGGACGGAACGCGCGTCCTGGGCCTCATCAACCCCATCCCCAACGAACCGACCTGTTCGACGGCGGACTGCCACGCCCACAGCGCCAAGCAGAGCCTGCTGGGCGTGCTGGATGTGAATGTGTCGCTGGCGGAGGTGGACCGGGAGATCGCCCACAGCCGGACGGTGATCGCCGCTTCGGCCATCCTCGCCATGCTCGTGGGCAGCTTCATCCTCTGGTGGATGAACCGCCGGCTGGTGGTGGAGCCCGTGGCGGCACTGGTGGCGGGCACGCGACGGGTGGGCGAAGGGGACCTTACGACCACCATCCCGGTGAGCGGCCGCCATGAACTGGGCGAGCTGGCCGGGGCCTTCAACACCATGACCCAACGGCTGGCCGAGACCCAGGGGCAGCTGGCGCAGGCCGACAAGCTCGCTTCCGTGGGCCGGCTGGCCGCGGGCGTCGCCCATGAGATCAACAACCCGCTGACCGGCGTTCTCAGCTATGCCTCCCTGCTGCGGAAGCGGATGGAAGGCGACGCCTCCGCCTGCGAGGATCTCGATGTGATCGTCCGGGAGACGGTGCGCTGCCGGGGGATCATCCGGGGACTCCTGGATTTCGCCCGCCCCACGGCTCCGGCGCGGAAGCCCATGGACCTCAATGAAGTGGTGCGGCGGTCGGTGTCCGTCGTGATGACGCAGCTGTCGCTGAACCAAGTGGACCTGTCGCTGGACCTGGCGGCGGAACTGCCCCTGGCCTTCGCCGATGCCAACCAGATCCAGCAGGTGGCCGTGAACCTGCTGCTCAACGCAGGGGATGCCATCGGCACCGAGGGCGGGATCATCCGGGCCAGCACGCGGCCGGGGCCCGATGGCTCCATTGAGCTCGTCATCAAGGACAGCGGCCGCGGCATTGCCGCGGAAGACCTGCCCCGCATCTTCGAGCCCTTCTACACCACCAAGGGCAACCATGGCACGGGGCTGGGGCTCGCGGTCAGCTGGGGCATCGTCGAGGCCCACGGCGGCGCCCTCGAGGTGCAGAGCGAGCCCGGCCAGGGCACCCAATTCACCCTTCGCATTCCCACGGCAGCCGGATCCAAGGACTCTCCGGACGGCAGCCAGCCCCCCATTCCCACCACCACCTAGGAGGTCCCCATGACCGCCCTTTTGATCATCATCATGTTCGTTGCCTTCGTGGGCATCGACTTCCTGGTGCGTACGAGCCTCCGCCGCATGCACGAGAAACGGGAGCGCCAGGCCCGCGAAGCGGTCCTGAACACCTCGATCCGCCTGGACTTCACCCACGAGGCCAAGAGCCTCAAGCGCGTGGAGGTGCCCAATCCCAAGGCCCGGATCATCGCCGTGGACGACGAGGCGGTGGTGCTCGACTCCTTCCGCCGCATCCTGGTCCTGGAGGGCTACAGCGTCGACACCGTGGAGCATGGGCCGGAGGCCCTGGGCCTGATCCAGCGGAACGACTACGACTTCCTCTTCACCGACCTCAAGATGCCGGACATGGACGGCGTGGATGTGGTGAAGGCGGCGAAGCACCTGCGCCCCGATGTGGATGTGGTCGTCATCACCGGCTACGGCAGCATCGAGACCGCGGTCCAGACGCTCCAGCAGGGCGCCTGCGAGTATGTGCAGAAGCCCTTCACCGCCGACGAACTGGCGGAGTTCGCCAAGAAGCTGCTCATCAAGCGCAACGCGCGCATCGAAGCCCAGCGCCGTCCCAATGTGCGGGTGGTCGCGCCCGAAATGGCCGAGGTGGTGTCCGCCAGCGAATTCTGCGTGCCTGGCGGCGCCTTCCTGTCGACAGGTCATGCGTGGGTGCGGATCGAGCCTGAAGGCCAGATCCGCGTGGGCATCGATGATTTCGTGCGCAAGGCCCTGGGTGCCGTGAAGACGGTGGTGCTCCCCGAGCGGGGCAAGGTCGTGAAGCAGGGCGATCCCCTGTTCACGCTGAAAGGGGCCACGGGCGAAGTCCATGTGGCCGCGCCCCTCAGCGGCCGCATTGAGCATGACAACGCGGGCCTGCTCACGGATCCGGGCGAGCTCATGCACAGCCCCTACGACCGGGGCTGGGTCTGCCTGATGACGCCCTCCGACCTGGCCGGGGAACTCCCCGCCCTGAAGATCGGCCAGCCCGTCATCGACTGGTACCAGGATGAGATCACCCGCCTGCGGACCTCCGACAAGCCCCAGGCCGTCGGCACGGACGCACTGGACTGGAAGGCCTTCGAGCAGCAGTTCATGGGCGCGGACGCCCGCGTCCAGGCCTAGCTGAACGGAAACCGACGAGGGCCCCGGAAGCTTCGGCTTCCGGGGCCCTCATCCTCTGCGGCCTTCGGGCCGATCGCTAAACGCGGGTGATCGCGGGGCGTAGGCCTCGTCTGATTGACCATTCTGCGGAGAGGAAGATGGGCGTGGCGTTTCGTTCGATGGTCCTTGCGGCGCTGGGGAGCCTTCCGATCCCGCTTCCAGCCGGCCCTGTCGAGGAGCCTCTACCCCTCGTGCGCCTTCAGCACCTCGTTCCCGAAGCGGAACGCACCCAGGTCCTGGTGCTCGGGACCTTCCACCTCCGGGAGGTCCAGGCCCGGTTCCAGCCCGCCATGGTGGAGTCGCTCCTCCAGCGCCTGGAGGCGTTCAGGCCTGATGTGGTGGCCGTGGAGGCGCTCCCCGGGCCCCACATCCACGAGCTGGAGCTGCGATCCAAAGCCACCCCCATCCACGAGGTGCTGCTCGACCAGTTCGCCGAGGCGTCTCTGGCGCTGGGCCACGAGGCCCAGGCGCTTCTCCGCTTGGACATGGTGCAGGCCTCCCGGGCCCTCGTCGCGCAGAAGGGCGTGCCCTCGGAGCCTGCGGCCCTCGCGACTCTGACCCTCCAGCATCTGGCCGCCTACGAATGGCCCAGCGCGCTGCTCGCCTGGTCGCGGATCCCCGAGGGAAGCCCTGCGCGGGACCGGATACCCGCAGCCCTGGCGGCCAAGCTGGATGCCTACCTCGCCCGCGTCAACGAGATCCAGGCGGTGGCGATCCCCCTGGCCCGGAAGCTCGGCCACGCGCGGATCGCCTGCGTGGACGAGTTCGAGGCCCCGGAACCGTTGGAACAGGTCATGGCGGCCCTCGCCGTCTCCCGCAAGGAGGCGCCCCTGCTGGCCGGGACTGCGAAGGCGCCGGTCCACCGGGAGAGCCAGGAGCGCCGGGATGCGGCCGTGGCGGCGGGCGACCTGCTGCCCTACCTCCGCCACCTGAACTCGCCGGCCTATGCGGTGGCGGATGTGGACGCCCAGTGGGCCGTGTACCTGCGGACGCACCTGAAGGACGGCTCGGACCGGGGGCGTCTCGCCCTGTGGGAGAACCGGAACCTGAAGATCGCCGGGCGGATCCGGGCCCTCTCGGCCCTGTACCCGGGGAAGCGGATCGTGGTGATCTACGGCGCGGCCCACAAGCCGTTCCTGGATGCCTTCCTGGGCCTCTGCAGCGACCTGCGGATCGTCCAACCCGAGGCAGTGCTGAAGGAGGCCCGCTGATATCCGCCGAGAGGCCCCCGGCCTTCAGCCCTTGGCGTTGGCCGCCATGCCTTCGCCGGCGTGATAGCTGGACCGCACCAGGGGGGCGGATTCCACGCGCTGGAAGCCCATTTCCAGACCCTTCTGGCGGAACAGGTCGAACTCGGCCGGTTCCACGAAGCGGTGCAGGGGCAGGTGCAGGTCGGAGGGGGGCAGATACTGGCCGATGGTGGCGATGTCCACGCGGGAGGCACGCCAGTCGGCCATGAGGGCGAGCACCTGCTCCGGCGTCTCCCCCAGACCCACCATGATGCCGCTCTTCACCCGCATGGCCGGAGCATGGGCGTCCCGCCAGTCCGCCGTGC harbors:
- a CDS encoding 4Fe-4S dicluster domain-containing protein; this encodes MGMGLLFDATRCIGCGACSSACKEQNKLPGKVEEVLTAYTWTTVQEKEGLNVRRMCMHCEVPTCASVCPVAALKKTPEGPVVYDAERCMGCRYCMMACPFEIPKYQWDRPVPVVGKCILCAGRLKEGKPTACAEACPAEATIFGKKEDLIWEARTRIRQKPGAYVDHIYGLTEAGGTSVMMISSAPFDKLGLKSNLPADPPAMRTWQVLSNIPDFVGVWGVFLYGVHWITARRVDVAKAESNGNGHNHGREDRS
- the groL gene encoding chaperonin GroEL (60 kDa chaperone family; promotes refolding of misfolded polypeptides especially under stressful conditions; forms two stacked rings of heptamers to form a barrel-shaped 14mer; ends can be capped by GroES; misfolded proteins enter the barrel where they are refolded when GroES binds), coding for MAKSIIYAEDARQAILRGVNKLADAVQVTLGPKGRNVLIEKKFGSPLMTKDGVTVAKEIELKDKHENMGAQLVREVASKTSDIAGDGTTTATVLARAIYREGIKAVVSGANTMEIKKGIDLAVDTVVAAIDEIKKPVEGNAIAQVGTISANGDAEIGKIIAEAMAKVGKDGVITVEEAKGRDTELTVVEGMQFDRGYLSPYFVTNPDQMKVELENPYILAYEKKVSNMRDLLPLLEQVVNSRRPLLIIAEDVDGEALATLVVNKIRGTLNVAAVKAPGFGDRRKAMLEDIAILTGGKAISEDLGLKLENLTLADLGSAKKIVIDKENTTIVEGAGASEAIQGRVKQIRAQVEVSTSDYDKEKLQERLAKLVGGVAVIKVGAASETEMKEKKARVEDAMHATKAAVEDGIVAGGGVALLRSLTKLAALKLTGDQATGVDIVRKSLEEPLRQIANNAGVEGSVVVNAVREGKDNYGYNAATNEYGDMVKFGVVDPAKVTKSALRNAASVASMMLTTEAIITEIPEPKAAAPAGPGMGGMEDMY
- a CDS encoding DUF58 domain-containing protein gives rise to the protein MPLPARFLARLRRLPLRLRGRLAGGTEGLHPSRFKGAGLTFVENRPYVPGDDPRFINWPLTARAGEPILKRFESSRDLVLWLVVDPSPSMFLGDPVSPLRWALELCGAAFATLQATGDRLGLIVPGDGRTPALRIAPKRGRIHGLRILETLAERGPSLPTEAAWREALGHWGQHGKGHRLWLFSNGAGLQGLAPLLKPLATRHRLVWFQPEAQEDHQGMTWPDPGFSPAIERQRWDLLEDPVVKLNAWLRAGGA
- a CDS encoding YggS family pyridoxal phosphate-dependent enzyme, which gives rise to MSLAERIEGLRARIRRACEAAGRDPGSVELLPVSKKQPLALIQEAAALGFGRFGENYVQEGADKAAAAPNLAFILLGPLQRNKAKPALQHFAEIQSLDRPELAERLRHLAEELTVVRPVWIQVDLWGEATKLGGCAETDLPELLAALGGDPRLPLRGLMAIPPPDDEAAFTQLAGLRERLQQELGLALRLSMGMSADLEAAVKAGSDQIRIGTAFFGERRY
- a CDS encoding co-chaperone GroES → MAIKPLSDRVVLKRVDAAETVKGGIIIPDTAKEKPMEAEVVAVGEGKINENGTRNPMSVAAGQKVLIGKYSGTEVKIDGVDHVIVREDEILAIVG
- the nrfD gene encoding NrfD/PsrC family molybdoenzyme membrane anchor subunit yields the protein MNTLATLAPRRFRPGFWTAVFVVLFLAFCAVTVIRFSKGLGAVTHLSDQFPWGLWIGFDLLCGVGLAAGAFTLTAVVHLFNLKRFEPIVRPTILTGFLGYAFVIVALLLDLGQPWRIWHAIVYWNPHSVMFEVAWCVMLYTTVLAVEFSPAVFERFGFHAPARIIHRLITPLVIIGVILSTLHQSSLGSLYLIVPSKLHPLWYSPMLPLHFYISAIGAGIGMVILESYLSGRAFHRHLEMDLLEPLARGMVVALGIYGLMRLQAIRRNHAFGSILDFGYEGQMFLLEFTLGVILPVILMSFRRLRTNPNWLVGGAFLAVLGFVMNRLNVSITGMEAASGTRYLPSGMEIIVSLGLVATGMAVFAFAVRNFSIFPDGPVTDDHRSEEGA
- a CDS encoding DUF4139 domain-containing protein, translated to MRPALLLAVLPSLLAAQETITTLKDQKALAVTIYNDNLALVKDLREVRLSKGEARLAFQEVSAQIRPETALLRNLTTPKDFWVAEQNFDFDLLTPQKLLEKYVGEKVTVVRTMPNDSGAGSKEVREEATVLATNNGTVLQFADRIETSVPGRLIYPKVPGNLRARPTLVITLNSAADRAQQLELSYLTGGLSWRADYVANLAPDEKTLDLSGWVTLTNQSGAAYPNATLQLVAGDVNRAKQRPDRAYAVGAMMERAVAPAPKMAEESLFEYHLYTLDRPTTLAVNQTKQVALLSAGGVPVRKEYLLQGQTYYYSGNYGDLGEKQKVGVFVEFDNKESSRLGMPLPKGILRVYKRDSEGRAQFVGEDNVDHTPKNELVRLKLGEAFDLTGKRKQTDYKSLGRQGKFGSVHESAFEIVLKNAKKEAVTVSVLEPLPGDWDILQSSHPAVKEAAGTARFKVAVPAEGSATLTYRVRVKW
- a CDS encoding zinc ribbon domain-containing protein, whose translation is MEHLATLRDLQATLDYLRTIERDLSALPPDLATLDARLKAIEKQTADKTKALDTARTYIQLKSKELIQAEKDEERARAAVKTTSQKIQYTAAIRELDEKERMRSQIARPLKALETEAKALEQALAALEAERTTLQAQFDELHGVFLDEHANQVEGRKKLKAQQAALEAKLAPPEVARFHRLAHARQGRVVVPVENGACSGCHVKLRGPFLFQLKEAKGAVVCESCQRILFLP